The sequence GAAGGCTTTGTTCCGGCGTCTGCCTTCCGGCGGCACGATCCATATCGAAGATATCCAAGATCAGGTGGAACTGGCCCTGATGCGGGGTGAGCACCATAAGGTCGCCCGTGCCTACGTGCTGTATCGGGCCGAGCGGGCCAAGCTGCGGGCCGAGCGGTTGGCCGGACAGGAGCCAGCGCGCGAGACGCCATTGCACGTCACCCTGCCCGACGGTAGCCAGAAGCCGCTGGACCTGGGGCGTCTCCGCCGCCTGCTCGCGGAGGCTTGCCAAGGTTTGGCCGACGTGGAGGGGGATTGGATCTTGGAAGAAGCCCGTCGCAACCTGTTCGACGGCGTCCCCGCCAAGGATGTGGTGCCGGCCTTGTTGATGGCGGCCCGCACCCGCATCGAGCAGGAGCCCAATTACTCCTATGTCGCCGCACGGTTGTTGTTGGACGACCTGCGCCGCGAGGCCATGGATTTCCTGGGCCAGGAAGGGGCGGAGGTCACCCAGGCCGAGATGACCGACCGGTATCCCGACTATTTTGTCGCCTTCATCAAGCGCGGAGTGGAATTGGAACTCCTCGCACCGGAGCTTGCCCGTTACGACCTCGCCCGCCTGGGGGCAGCCTTAAAGCCCGAGCGCGACTTGAAGTTTACCTATTTGGGACTGCAGACCCTATACGACCGCTACTTCATCCACCATCGCGGGGTCCGCTTCGAGCTGCCCCAGGCGTTCTTCATGCGGGTTGCCATGGGTCTTGCCCTGAACGAAATCGACCGCGAGGACAGGGCGATCGAGTTCTACGAGCTGTTGTCGAGTTTTGACTTCATGTCATCCACGCCGACCCTGTTCAATTCCGGTACATTGCGGCCGCAATTGTCCTCCTGCTACCTCACCACCGTGCCGGACGATCTGGAGGGCATCTATGACGCCATCAAGGACAATGCCCTGTTATCGAAGTACGCCGGCGGCCTCGGTAACGACTGGACCCGGGTGCGCGGTCTCGGTGCCCACATCAAGGGGACCAACGGCAAGTCGCAGGGCGTGGTGCCGTTCCTGAAGGTGGCCAATGACACCGCAGTGGCGGTGAACCAAGGCGGCAAGCGCTTGGGCGCGGTCTGCGCCTACCTCGAAACTTGGCATCTGGACATCGAGGAGTTCTTGGAGCTGCGGAAAAACACCGGCGATGACCGCCGCCGTACCCACGACATGAACACCGCCAACTGGATTCCCGATCTGTTCATGAAACGGGTGGCCGAGGACGGCCCGTGGACGCTGTTTAGCCCCAGCGATACGGCGGACCTGCACGAACTGGTCGGGGAAGCCTTTGAGCGCCGCTACGTCGAATATGAAGCCAAGGTGGACCGCGGCGAGATCACCCTGTTCAAGCGCCTGCCCGCCGTTCAGCTGTGGCGGAGGATGCTTTCGATGCTGTTCGAGACCGGACATCCCTGGCTCACTTTCAAAGATCCTTGCAATCTCCGCTACACCAATCAGCATGTGGGGGTAGTGCACAGTTCCAATCTGTGCACCGAAATCACCCTCCACACCAGCGACCAAGAGATCGCGGTGTGCAATCTGGGTTCGGTCAATCTGGCTGCCCATATCGACGACAACGGTACCCTCGACGCCCGCAAGCTGGAACGGACCGTCGCCACCGCCATGCGGATGCTGGATAACGTCATCGATATCAACTACTACAGTGTGCCCGAGGCGCGCCGCTCCAACCTCCGGCATCGGCCGGTGGGGCTCGGCATCATGGGGTTCCAGGACACCTTGTACAAACTGCGCATCCCATATGCCTCGGAACGGGCGGTGGAATTCGCCGACCGCAGCATGGAGCTGGTGAGCTATTTCGCCATCAAGGCTTCCACCGACCTCGCCGAAGAACGGGGCCGTTATCCGAGCTTTGAAGGTTCCCTGTGGAGCAAGGGTATCCTGCCCATCGACTCGATCGCCTTGCTCGAGCAGGAACGGGGTGGATACTTGCAGATGGACCGAAGTACCACCTTGGACTGGGACGCCCTGCGGGAACGGGTCAAGACCGTCGGTATGCGCAACAGCAACACCCTGGCTATCGCGCCGACCGCGACCATCTCCAACATCTGCGGTGTGTCGCAGTCCATCGAGCCGAGTTACCTCAACTTGAGCGTAAAGTCCAACCTGTCCGGCGAATTCACCGTGATCAATCCCTATCTGGTGGCTGAGCTCAAGCAGCTCGGCCTATGGGATGCTGTCATGATCAACGATCTTAAGTATTACGACGGCAGCGTGCAGAAGATCGAGCGCCTCCCTGAGGAGCTGAAGACCCTGTACGCCACCGCCTTCGAGATTGATCCCCGCTGGCTGGTGGAAGCCGCCTCCCGGCGCCAGAAGTGGATCGATCAGGCGCAATCCCTCAACCTGTACCTGGCCGAACCTTCCGGCAAGAAACTGGACAATTTGTACAAGCTGGCCTGGGTGCGGGGCCTTAAGACCACCTACTATCTCCGTACGCTGGGCGCCACCCATGTGGAGAAAAGCACGGCCTTTGACGGCCGGCTGAATGCTGTCAAGGGGGAGTCCCACGGGGGGGCATTGGGGCTGCGCGCGGAGACGGGTGCCAGCCTGTGCGCCATCGACGATCCGGCCTGCGAATCTTGCCAGTAAGTCGGGTATTAAAGGTGCCGAACTGCTGGTGCCCTGTGGCTAAGGGTTGGGACGCGAGGACGTTTTGACGCCCAGCCGCTGGAGGAGCATTTCCAAGGGACAAAAGCGGGTGAAGCCGCTTTGGAGCAAATTCGCGCCCACGAAAGCCGTGAACCAAAGCCAGCGGGCATCGACGAACAACGGACTGGCCTCGGCGCCTAAGGACAAGGACAACAGTACGAAAAAACCGGCGACAATGCGCACCAAGCGCTCGGTGGTCATTGGCTCAAAACCTCCGGCAAATGTTAGAATGCGCTAATATACTACGGCTAGGGCAATGCGCCCAGATGGAGCCTTCCATGATCCCGGTCACGATGTACACCAGCGCCCGCTGCCCCTACTGCCAGATGGCGGAGCGGTTGCTGGCGCGAAAAGGCATTCGGGAAATCAC is a genomic window of Candidatus Methylocalor cossyra containing:
- a CDS encoding ribonucleoside-diphosphate reductase subunit alpha, coding for MPSESPTSLHAPQTPTPAAPIPTELYAHAPGEMRVIRRNGKVTAFDPTKISVAITKAFLAVEGNTAAASRRIHETVEQLTEQVVKALFRRLPSGGTIHIEDIQDQVELALMRGEHHKVARAYVLYRAERAKLRAERLAGQEPARETPLHVTLPDGSQKPLDLGRLRRLLAEACQGLADVEGDWILEEARRNLFDGVPAKDVVPALLMAARTRIEQEPNYSYVAARLLLDDLRREAMDFLGQEGAEVTQAEMTDRYPDYFVAFIKRGVELELLAPELARYDLARLGAALKPERDLKFTYLGLQTLYDRYFIHHRGVRFELPQAFFMRVAMGLALNEIDREDRAIEFYELLSSFDFMSSTPTLFNSGTLRPQLSSCYLTTVPDDLEGIYDAIKDNALLSKYAGGLGNDWTRVRGLGAHIKGTNGKSQGVVPFLKVANDTAVAVNQGGKRLGAVCAYLETWHLDIEEFLELRKNTGDDRRRTHDMNTANWIPDLFMKRVAEDGPWTLFSPSDTADLHELVGEAFERRYVEYEAKVDRGEITLFKRLPAVQLWRRMLSMLFETGHPWLTFKDPCNLRYTNQHVGVVHSSNLCTEITLHTSDQEIAVCNLGSVNLAAHIDDNGTLDARKLERTVATAMRMLDNVIDINYYSVPEARRSNLRHRPVGLGIMGFQDTLYKLRIPYASERAVEFADRSMELVSYFAIKASTDLAEERGRYPSFEGSLWSKGILPIDSIALLEQERGGYLQMDRSTTLDWDALRERVKTVGMRNSNTLAIAPTATISNICGVSQSIEPSYLNLSVKSNLSGEFTVINPYLVAELKQLGLWDAVMINDLKYYDGSVQKIERLPEELKTLYATAFEIDPRWLVEAASRRQKWIDQAQSLNLYLAEPSGKKLDNLYKLAWVRGLKTTYYLRTLGATHVEKSTAFDGRLNAVKGESHGGALGLRAETGASLCAIDDPACESCQ
- a CDS encoding YgaP family membrane protein, which codes for MTTERLVRIVAGFFVLLSLSLGAEASPLFVDARWLWFTAFVGANLLQSGFTRFCPLEMLLQRLGVKTSSRPNP